From Piliocolobus tephrosceles isolate RC106 chromosome 16, ASM277652v3, whole genome shotgun sequence, the proteins below share one genomic window:
- the BORCS6 gene encoding BLOC-1-related complex subunit 6: MESSRGRPGPETDLLAVAEQQAAIFGGGPGRTSSEPPSGLRVSGEEKAENVGGANRHPRTSPKTSSCGVVHRPEREALEKEPGPQGTPSGAGSLSGAPGAEHEPSLSFRHKDPAPPEGKPASGRDCRRGGPGGGMDVEQQEEEDNDEEAAAGGRAGRSFSSRLQDSRSLDGLSEACGGAGSSGSAESGAGGGRRATISSPLELEGTVSRHGDLTHFVANNLQLKIRLSGAPPPPPSAPARPCPTPAPTPTPAIPPIDPEVLRDLERLSRELGGRVDRLLRGLGGAVQELTALSVGCIQTYRDAVDSLGEAVDMSIKGMYTLLARCEELERALQPVQGLARQVRDIRRTLEVLEALCK, from the coding sequence ATGGAGTCGTCTCGGGGGCGGCCCGGGCCTGAGACGGACCTTCTGGCTGTAGCGGAACAGCAGGCCGCAATCTTCGGCGGCGGACCGGGCCGAACGTCCTCTGAGCCGCCCTCAGGCCTCCGGGTGTCCGGAGAGGAAAAGGCCGAGAACGTTGGGGGCGCGAACCGCCACCCCAGGACGTCCCCGAAGACGTCAAGCTGCGGCGTCGTCCACCGACCGGAACGGGAGGCTCTCGAGAAAGAGCCCGGCCCTCAAGGGACGCCGTCTGGGGCTGGGAGCCTCAGTGGGGCGCCGGGTGCAGAGCACGAACCGTCCCTGTCCTTCCGGCACAAGGACCCGGCGCCGCCCGAGGGCAAGCCCGCCTCCGGGAGGGACTGCCGTCGAGGGGGACCAGGCGGCGGGATGGATGttgagcagcaggaggaggaagacaaCGACGAGGAGGCGGCCGCGGGCGGCAGAGCCGGCCGCTCGTTCTCCAGCCGCCTTCAGGACAGCCGCAGCCTGGACGGGCTGAGCGAGGCGTGCGGTGGCGCCGGGTCCTCAGGGAGTGCCGAGTCCGGCGCGGGCGGTGGACGCCGCGCCACCATCTCCAGTCCCCTGGAGCTCGAGGGCACAGTGAGCCGCCACGGCGACCTCACCCACTTTGTCGCCAACAATCTGCAACTCAAGATCCGTCTGAGCGGCgctcctccacccccaccttctGCCCCTGCGCGGCCCTGCCCAACGCCtgcacccacacccacaccagcCATTCCCCCCATCGACCCTGAGGTGCTGCGGGATCTGGAGCGGTTGAGTCGGGAGCTGGGAGGCCGGGTGGACCGTCTGCTTCGCGGTCTAGGTGGCGCGGTGCAAGAGCTGACCGCGCTGAGCGTGGGCTGCATCCAGACCTACCGCGACGCTGTGGACTCCTTAGGTGAAGCCGTGGACATGAGCATCAAGGGCATGTACACCCTGCTGGCGCGCTGCGAGGAGCTGGAGCGGGCTCTACAGCCGGTTCAGGGGCTGGCTCGCCAAGTCCGGGATATCCGACGTACTCTGGAGGTGTTGGAGGCCCTGTGCAAGTGA